The Apium graveolens cultivar Ventura chromosome 3, ASM990537v1, whole genome shotgun sequence sequence aatatgataattttttaatatattcacgtgatattatttattttaatatattttaattatataaaaactAATTTCATGCCATTATATTAGAAAATATAAAATGTAAATTAAAAGTCGTGATATTTTAAAATCCTAACAAATCCAAAAAATGAAGCCCCAACCGCATAAATTGGGGCTATATATACAAACTAGGTGAGCAAAGAAGAGACCACACAAACTTGCaacactctctctctcttaaTTTCTTTCTTTCATTCCTTAGCCACCTAATTTACCTTGCAttcaagagagagagagagattagaAAGGATGTTTATCGAGAGGTTTAAAGTAGAGAGCCCAAATGTGAAGTACACAGAGAGTGAGATTGAGTCTGTGTACAATTATGAGACAACTGAGCTTGTTCATGAGAAGAGAGATGGTACCTATCAATGGATTGTCAAGCCCAAGTCTGTCAAATATGATTTTAAGACTCATATTCACGTCCCCAAACTTGGGTATCCTTTACTTTAGTTACTACTTTGTATATATTTATCTAATTTCTACGATGATGATCTTTGTGTTTTTAGTATTCTTTTGGACCTTGCTGTTATATTTTTTAATGATGCAGAGTTATGCTTGTTGGATGGGGAGGCAACAATGGATCAACTCTCACTGCTGGTGTTATTGCAAACAAACAGTTAGTTCCTTTTTCTGCTAAGTTTTCCATCTTTGTGGCTACGTTTTCTCAGTGTTTTATGTACAGTGTGATCACTCAAATAATCTATATTGCCAACTGCATGCGTGAAATGAGCAAAACATAAATCAATCCAAACCAAACTCAAGCAGGATGGGTCACTCCATCATGGATCTTACCCATATTTAACTGCTTGCTTTCGTAGTGGTCTCTTTCTGGCTCCCTCTAGGGATGTCGAGGGTTGTGAGTGTTTTTAATTAacaaaagagagagagagagactcgGGGCCTATTTTATAAAAAGGTTTTTTGAAACATGCAATACGAGTGTTCTGTTATGATACACAACTGGTTTTAGCATTCACTTGGTTTCGCATGTAGTCAAATGAACCTTGAACTACATATGGTTGGGGGTTCCTAAGATTTGGCATTATCTGGAGAATATTAATAGTGTATGGTAATTAAATAGTAGTATTTGAGTGACAGATTTGTTGGTTTTATATGCAAGTTGGTACTAATACTCTGTATTTGAAAATATGAAATGGCAGAGGAATCTCGTGGGTAACCAAAGATAAGGTTCAACAAGCCAACTACTTTGGCTCGCTCACCCAAGCATCAACCATACGTGTTGGTTCTTTCAATGGAGAGGAGATCTATGCCCCTTTTAAGAGCCTGCTTCCCATGGTACTCCTATTATAATTTTCTCTTGTCCAGATAAAACAACTATGTACATGTTATTTAGGCCTGTAACAACCATCATATAGTGTGAAACAACCCGTCAGCTAAAATGCCTAAACTGCAGTGCAAAATTGTCCTAGTGTCTTGTAAGTAGTAACATTAATTGATGTGAGCCATTCTACGTAGAATGGACTAATAAGGGGTTTTTCGTGTTGGGAAATTAAATTTGAGTTTCCAGTGCTGTTAAGATTTGTTAGAATAACAAAAGGTTATTGAATATTCAGGTGAACCCAGATGACATAGTGTTTGGTGGTTGGGACATAAGCAACATGAACCTGGCAGATGCTATGGGCAGAGCTAGAGTTTTGGACATTGATCTGCAAAAACAGCTGATTCCCTACATGGAGTCCATGGTTCCGCTGCCTGGTATATTTGACCCTGATTTTGTTGCTGCAAACCAAGGCTCTCGCGCTAACAATGTCATTAAAGGAACCAAGAAAGAGCAGATAGATCAGATCATAAAAGACATTAGGTACTAATTTTttgttattatttttaatttgtaaatctAAAATGAAGTTATATAACACGACTATGTTTATATAATACTAATGTTGCAAAATGCAAATATACTAGAGAGTTTAAGGAGGCTAACAAGGTAGATAAGGTAGTGGTTTTGTGGACTGCCAACACAGAGAGATACAGTAATGTGATTGTGGGGCTAAATGACACTGAGGAGAACCTCTTTGCTTCTGTGGAGAGGAATGAAGCTGAGATTTCTCCTTCCACCTTGTATGCCATAGCTTGTGTTCTTGAAAATGTGCCTTTCATCAACGGGAGCCCGCAGAACACATTTGTTCCAggtatataataatataatatcatAATAATTCCAACATAAATGTACAATAATAAGATAGCTTGATTAATTTTCTTATACAAAAGTAATTCGCATTAAGTTTTACTGAATTAAATACGAGTCTACAAAACCTGTTTCCAGGGTTGATTGACTTGGCAATAAGGAGGAACAGTGTAATTGGAGGGGATGACTTCAAGAGTGGTCAGACCAAGATGAAATCTGTACTGGTTGATTTCCTTGTTGGTGCTGGTATAAAGGTTTGACGCATATATTTGATCCGTGAATCATTTAGTTAACGTGTAGCTTCGATTCGTAACTAATGTGATATTTAGTATCATATTTGTTTGATGGTCTAACATGTAAAGTTAATTGCAGCCTACATCAATTGTTAGCTACAATCATCTGGGAAACAATGATGGTATGAACCTCTCAGCCCCCGAAACCTTCCGCTCAAAGGAGATATCTAAGAGTAATGTAGTTGATGACATGGTTGCTAGCAACGCTATCCTCTATGAGGCCGGAGAACATCCGGATCATGTGGTTGTTATCAAGGTATACACATTAGAACCTTAAAGACCAAAATAATGTTACATTCACCTAACCCCACATCTCCACTTCATATTAGTTACGATCTATATTGAAATTTCCACAACTGTTTCAACTTTTGAAATAAGTGATAAACTGAAACAATAACCATTACTTTTATTAGGATTTTACTTGTGAGCTAATTCTTCTCCAATTCCACGCTTTTAGTTACTAGTAGCTTGGTTTTCCCCTGAAGTAATGTCAAGTGAATTAACTGCGATGTCAAGTATATTAACTGCGACTGATTACTGTCTAAATTAATTTATTGGAATATCTACATTGTTACAGTATGTGCCATACGTGGGAGATAGCAAGAGAGCCATGGATGAATACACATCAGAGATATTCATGGGTGGGACTAACACTATTGTTCTTCACAACACGTGCGAAGATTCCCTTTTGGCTGCTCCAATCATCTTGGACTTGGTCCTTCTTGCAGAACTCAGTACTCGCATTCAGTTTAAAGCTGAGGCAGAGGTTGGTGGtcttaaaaaattaattattcgTTCTGAGTTTTCCAGATGCTTTGTAATCTTTATGTGCAGGATAAATTTGATTATTTTAGTGGCACATATTTGCAGGGTAAATTTCACTCGTTTCACCCTGTGGCCACCATTCTCAGCTACCTCACAAAGGCTCCTCTTGTAAGTGACGACTTATCTAGGACATAATTATTCACTACCTCTCAAATTCACTTACTAGCATATCTACTCCATATGCATTCTGAATAGAGCATACGTGTACTTGAATACTTTATTACACTTTCTGAGTAGAGCTCTGAAGTCATAAGATACCAAACAACATTTATTATTGGTGGGGACTTGTAAATTGTCAGAGCATGTGGTTGTGTATAGTCATATAATTGTatgatattcaaatttatttgctCAACTTAGcaacaaattaaaaaattatgTGGTCCAAGTACTTGTTTTAAGAAAAAGAAGTGTAACATTTCAAGCTACAGTATGTTATTTGCGTGTAAGAATATTAACTCTAAAGCTTGTTGCACTATAAGTTCTCCTTTACTATAATGCTTGATATGGTTGCTTGCATTTGTGAATAAACAGGTTCCACCGGGCACACCAGTGGTGAATGCACTCGCGAAACAGCGAGCAATGCTGGAGAACATACTAAGGGCTTGCGTTGGTCTGGCTCCAGAAAACAACATGATTCTGGAATACAAATGATCATAGGATGAATGGCGAAGAAGTGCAATGAAAAAGACTCAGAATTTGTTTCTTGATCAGTTTGTAACTTTAAACTCTTTCTTTTATTGTTCTTTTTCGTACCTGTCCTAAATTAGTTCTATATTTGTATCATGACCTTTGTCTGCTATCAGTGGTTGTGAAGATGTGATGATAAATTTCTAGTGCTTTCTCGTTTGAGCTTCTTTCTTGAGTTTGTTTGTTCTGCATTTTATGAAACAAAATATTTATATTACCATATATGAATTGTGAACTGGAAAATTCAGTTTAACAAATCTAAGAAACGTGGGGTGCTAAACTGTGGATTAAGCTTTAGCATGCTGCTCTTTCAGTCTGTTCACTGAAAACTGCAATCGACTTCATTTGCACTGCACCCTGAAAACATATTGTGCATATGATTTATGGTCGAGTCAAAGTAGAAGGTTGAAGATAAATCACAAGGTCCGGAATGTTGGATAGGTACAAATATATAATTCCTGTAaaaaaagttttttttttaaaaaaaaagatcTCATCAACTTGGTACTTCAATAATAGTTGTGTAGTAGATGCATATGCTGAAACAAGGGCAAAGACAACATCCTTGACTTAGAGGGCTCTTAATTTGTAATTTACTATACTAGCACCTGGGATGATCCAAATTAAGTTTCCTTAATATCATCGTCAATTCCGTAAATTATTATTACAAATATTTAATTCAACTCAACTTAACTATAAGTAAGGGCATATCaggagatggaaaaagccttgGAAAGTGTGAAACAATATCGTTATAGTAATTGTCAAAAAAAGATGTGTTTCAGTGTGCCGGAGAATATCATCAAAAAAGGAAAAGAAGTTGCCAAGAGAAGAAGTAAACGAAGTAGTAGTAATGGAGATGATGAGAAAGAAAAGAGAGGTCTATTGAGTAAGGAGATTGACAAATGGAAGTTGCAACAAAAGGAGGTTCATGACGGTAATTACAATTCAGCTCCACCTATGTTATCCAACAACTCTTCACATCCCACCTAATGAATTTATAATACTGGTTGCAAGTATATAATGGTATGTGTTCCCTTCTATTGTTCTTGTTACCTCTGTTGCACTACACATGTCAAAGTACCCTAAAGAAAACAGGGTACTCAGCTATTTTCTTACATAAAAGAGCAAAGGATATCATCTATGCATTCTATTCATCAATTTCTAGTCAAGAGCTGAAGAGCAATAGGAAAAATCTATATGTGTGTTAAAGTATCACATGTTAATAAACATAACGTTCAATATCAATATGTTTTCATCTCATAATTATTCTTTCCAGCTATGTACACAGCCTAAAGAATTGAGAAGCAGTTAATCACGAAGATTAAGAACATAATACCAACAATTAAGTAATAAATCAACGAACTAGTTATTGTACTGCGCTATCAGATTAGTGTAGCTGGGACCAATTAAACCAATTCCCATCAAGCTTGAGACAGGGAACTCAGCTATTTATACCCCTTGATCTCCAAGTAAATAACATCTTTATTGTCCCATGAATTCACCTAGGTAAAAGGACAGAAATCCTTGTTTCCCTTCTCCGGCCATCAGCTAATAAGCTTGCCACAACCATATATGTTCAGACTCTCGACGTTATCTGAGTAAATGCGAGTGCTTGAGTATATTACTCAGCACATGATTTATCTTCACTCTTTCCGTCACCTgcatattatatatatttagAATTAAAATGATCGCCTCAGTTTCTCTCTAATAACATACAATCAAAGGATTTGGTACAAAATAAATAGATAAGAGCAATACCTTTCTGATACTTCCCCTGGTACTGTAGGGAAAAGGTCTTTGCTGATGAAAAAGAGCTGTAGTTGGAGGAGATTTCCGACTATTTTCTTCTTTGCATTGTAGTTTACCATTGTCGCTACTCGGCCTTCTTGTTGTGATCATATTTGATGAATTGTGCAACTGGTCCTTGAGTGTGCTACAACTATTATAAGTTCTTGCGTCCTTCAGTATGCACAACACATGAGCATGCACCAGGTTACATATGTATATCAGTTTGTATGAGTGCCTAATTAACATTTTATCTCCCATGCATCATCAAGAAAATCTATCTATGAAATTAGGAGTGTTGCTAGGTGCTCTACTGATGAAACTTAGATAGTAAATTGTGATTTTTTTTACCAGTAAACTTCTGCTTCTGGTTTGAACAGTCGGAGCATCATGCCAGCTTTTTAACAGTATACTTGGAAGGCTCGACTCCTATCCAAAATACAAACGAGTTAAAGTTTAAGGAATGTTGATACGAGGATTCTTTGATAGTCTAGTGACATACATAACTTTTCCCTCCAATAAGACCAATGTAATGTATTTGAAAATCTGTAATACATCAAAAAAGTAATGTAAATACTGAAGAGTTCTTGATCAATTGATATACCAGAAATAGAACAGTTGCGCAATGCTTGAGGACTTCCAAATTCATGCGCACGTCATCTAGGCTCCTGGATTTTATAAATTGTCATTGTGAAACACATTTCTTGTTTTCAGCTCAACTTTAAGAGAACTTATAAAGTACTTCAGAATCAGGAAAATCATGAACATCTTACCTATGCTTCTGCTGTCCAAGCCCAAAGTAAGTTGCCAAACTTGCCATCTGTACGCACAGCACAAAATAATAGAACCATGATTATGATCATTTTATCATTTACTGAATATCATTctaaattacaaaaatacaaaatGCAGGTCACGGCCTCATCATAGCATACAAATTAAAAGTTCTTTATTTATTATGAAGTCGAATACTAAATAATTACTGTACAAAGATTTGACCAGACACACCTTCATGTTACCAGCTCTTCTCCCAAATTTCTGTGTCAAAACTCCCAAGGAATCGATCATCCCAACAGGCACTGGTGCAGGCCTCCCAATACTTGCAAACGCCTCTTTAATTCGCACACAATCAAACCTCTGAATATTATGTCCTGCCCATACTCTGCCATCAAGAATCTCAAATATCTTGTCTGCAACTTCCTCAAAACAAGGTGCATTGGAAACAGCTTGACGCGTGATTGCGCCACACCTTCCTGGCCTTAATGCAACAACCGACAAATCTCCAGGCTTAATCAGCGTAACATAGCTGTCTAGCTCCACGAGTGTACGGGGACAAACAACAATAGCACCAAACTCCAATACCCAAAACTTCTCTCCAATTCTTTTAGGGACATTTGTttctaaatcaaagaaaacgaTCTCTGTGACATCCGAGTTAGAATCTGCCATGTCTTCTTAAAAAGTATGTTGTTTAGTTATATCATGGACAAAGATTTAGGTGCTATATATACTACTGCATGAAATGAAGAAAAATGTTCTTCATGGTTGGGAGATGAATTGACTTGTAGTTAAAGTTAAAGTTTGGATTGGGGTTTGGACAAAGGTGACCTCGTTTAGCTTGTTGAGGATGTCCCATGTAGAGGATTTCTAGTTGTACAGGAATCCTGATCCACATAACAGCATGCATGGCAATATGTGTTGTAAGTATATAATTAGTAAATCCTTTCTTTCGGCCATTTACTTTTGATTTATGCCCCTTTAGAGGTTGAATAAAACCTTTGGACAAGTCACAACTTTCTTCATCGTTTAATTGATATGTTAGGGTACATTGGAAGCAAAGCAAAGTCTGGGAAGATATGAATGTCCTTAAAACAGGCCTAGCGCAGAAAGATAAGTTTTCAGTTTACGATAAAAGGAACATTTTTGAAATACatgagtaaaaaaaaatttattcaaACGTAAGGGCAGATAGATATATttgtgcaaaacagtcttaaaaGATCATTAAACCTTATAAAAATTATATTGGGCTCACTAAATAAATGTGGTCAAACACTTTAtga is a genomic window containing:
- the LOC141712772 gene encoding protein NEN4 encodes the protein MADSNSDVTEIVFFDLETNVPKRIGEKFWVLEFGAIVVCPRTLVELDSYVTLIKPGDLSVVALRPGRCGAITRQAVSNAPCFEEVADKIFEILDGRVWAGHNIQRFDCVRIKEAFASIGRPAPVPVGMIDSLGVLTQKFGRRAGNMKMASLATYFGLGQQKHRSLDDVRMNLEVLKHCATVLFLESSLPSILLKSWHDAPTVQTRSRSLLDARTYNSCSTLKDQLHNSSNMITTRRPSSDNGKLQCKEENSRKSPPTTALFHQQRPFPYSTRGSIRKVTERVKINHVLSNILKHSHLLR
- the LOC141712771 gene encoding inositol-3-phosphate synthase — encoded protein: MFIERFKVESPNVKYTESEIESVYNYETTELVHEKRDGTYQWIVKPKSVKYDFKTHIHVPKLGVMLVGWGGNNGSTLTAGVIANKQGISWVTKDKVQQANYFGSLTQASTIRVGSFNGEEIYAPFKSLLPMVNPDDIVFGGWDISNMNLADAMGRARVLDIDLQKQLIPYMESMVPLPGIFDPDFVAANQGSRANNVIKGTKKEQIDQIIKDIREFKEANKVDKVVVLWTANTERYSNVIVGLNDTEENLFASVERNEAEISPSTLYAIACVLENVPFINGSPQNTFVPGLIDLAIRRNSVIGGDDFKSGQTKMKSVLVDFLVGAGIKPTSIVSYNHLGNNDGMNLSAPETFRSKEISKSNVVDDMVASNAILYEAGEHPDHVVVIKYVPYVGDSKRAMDEYTSEIFMGGTNTIVLHNTCEDSLLAAPIILDLVLLAELSTRIQFKAEAEGKFHSFHPVATILSYLTKAPLVPPGTPVVNALAKQRAMLENILRACVGLAPENNMILEYK